A single Candidatus Methylomirabilis sp. DNA region contains:
- a CDS encoding HAD family hydrolase: protein MKTRPAAVLFDLFDTLVDFERDRLPLVTVAGKEIRTTGAAAHAAVREAYPAISLERFTEAFAESLREVNALRDRDGIEVTAAERITRCFVRLGLPDTEGTAALRAAVVEAHMGAVAAATTCPPERREVVRSLASRYRVGLVSNFDHGGTARALLTRHGFDGIFEVTLISADVGFRKPRREIFDLACRALGILPAAGLFVGDSLSVDVAGARGVGMPCVWVNREGLSLHPADPQPDHTIRHLPDLLAFL, encoded by the coding sequence GTGAAGACCCGGCCCGCTGCCGTCCTGTTCGATCTGTTCGATACGCTGGTGGACTTCGAGCGGGACCGTCTCCCCCTGGTGACGGTGGCGGGGAAGGAAATCCGGACCACCGGTGCCGCTGCCCACGCCGCGGTCCGTGAGGCCTATCCCGCCATCTCCCTGGAGCGCTTCACCGAGGCCTTCGCCGAGAGCCTCCGGGAGGTGAATGCGCTCCGGGACCGGGACGGGATCGAGGTGACGGCGGCCGAGCGCATCACCCGCTGCTTCGTGCGCCTGGGCCTCCCGGACACGGAGGGGACGGCTGCCCTCCGGGCGGCGGTGGTGGAGGCCCACATGGGGGCGGTGGCGGCGGCGACCACCTGCCCGCCGGAACGGCGGGAGGTCGTGCGCTCCCTGGCCTCGCGGTACCGGGTCGGCCTGGTGAGCAACTTCGACCACGGCGGGACCGCCCGGGCGCTGCTCACGCGCCACGGCTTCGACGGGATCTTCGAGGTCACGCTGATCTCGGCGGACGTGGGCTTTCGCAAGCCGCGCCGCGAGATCTTTGATCTGGCCTGCCGGGCGCTGGGGATCCTCCCCGCCGCAGGCCTCTTCGTCGGGGACAGTCTCAGCGTGGATGTCGCCGGGGCGCGGGGGGTGGGGATGCCCTGCGTCTGGGTGAACCGGGAGGGGCTGAGTCTCCACCCCGCGGATCCGCAGCCGGACCATACGATCCGGCATCTCCCCGACCTCCTCGCGTTCCTCTAG